The window CGCCTCAGGGTAATTAATAGTATCCAGAAATGTTTTGAGCTTTTCTGCAAAAATGGAATCAATCTCATTATTCATCGAAATAGCGGCCGGAATCATTCCCAAATAAGTACAGAGCCATTTAGTTAATGCGTAAGAAGTAGAAGATTCAGCTTTTATGGAAAAAAAAGCGCCTTTTGGCAGCCCTAAAAGAGAAGAAAAACGCGAGAGAAACATAAAGGCCCTTGCCCGGGATTGTTCTATACATTCAATGGCCTTATTTGGATCGGCATTGAGAGCCCGGCATATCTGGAGAATAAAGGCTTTTATACTGTCAAATCCAATAGGCGGACCTTCATCAAGGCAAATATAGGAGATTCCGAATTGAGTTTCAAGATATAATGCAATTTCTCTTGCATATTCAGGATAAATTATTACATCCAAGGCCGCCTCTGGTATTTTGCTTAGAATTGTTGTAGTGTCCCCTGCGCCAGGCGCCGCAATTACTTCTATACCGCATAATTCAAGGAGTTTTTTGATTGTTTTGTAATTCTGCCGATAATATTTTTGATAAATAGTAAGTCCCAATAAATTTACCGTTTTAGGCTTTGCATTCCGCTCATTCATAGGCAGGGTTTCTAAAATTTTAATCATGGCCTTTTGAAAACCCACGCCGAAACTGTCAGAAAATCCGGTATTCTCAAGGGAAAAACAGGGGATGCCCCTTAATTTTTCTTCTGCGGGTTTGCGTATTGTGCTGTCCAAAAACTGTTCGATGTCGTCACCAATTAAAGCAGCGCCGGGTGAATTAATTACCCCAATTAAGCGGTATTTCTTTTTTGCAGCCGATTCCAATGTGGATTTAAAAATCCGGGAAAGCTTTTCACCGCTGCCAAAAATATAATCCTGACTATCAAGGTATGTACAAGGTATGCGGGGTTGACCGAAATGATTTATTTCCAAATGTTCCAACGGATCGTAGCCCGGATTACGGAGTATCTGGCTGTCCGATATTGCGCTATGATAAAATTTACATCCCGTAGGCCCATTCAGAATAGTACATGCGTCTCCAATGCCTTCAACTGCAAAAAGAGCGCCTGTAAGGCTGTCAGGAGTAATATTTTCGAAAGAGTTGTTCATCTTTCCTCCAGCCTTCATTTAAATTCATTTTGAAAAGTTCAGCCCAGCGACGGGCAAATACCAGGCCGCTCATAAACCCGGCAGTAGGACAATAAGGTATGGAATCCATTATAACACTTTCATCCTGTTCATTGGAACCGTAATTTGCAAGGAGGAGATCAGGTTTAATCCGATTCAGGTCATTCTGCCTGTTAATATTATTATAATCAAGGTGAAGTTCATTGATTTTTGAATCAAAAACGGTTTTAAAGCTATTATCCTGTGAATAACTGAGTATTCCTATAAAGGCGATCTCCATTTCAAGATCAATCAGGGTGCGCAATATCCAGTCAATGTTCTGGTTAAAATTAATGAGCATCACTCTTTTGTTTTTAAGGAGAGGCTTTATACGATCGAGTTCTTCATAATATTTTTGGCGCTGCTTTTCAAGTATTCCGTTAATTATCTGCTTGTCTTTGTGGAAATATTCTCCCAAGCGTTGCACAAAAATTTCACTTTCTGCAAAACCAACCGGGAAGGGAAGATCAAAAAACTCTGCATTAAATTCAGAAACAAGAAAATCGCGTATGGTTCTTCCCATATAATCGCCAAACGCGAGGATATTGAGTTTCCCCTTTTTAAAATTGCGTATTTCTCCGACGGAGCTTTCGCAGATAAAATGGCTGTTAATTGTTATCCCGAGTTCCTCTGTTATTTCTTTTATAAAAACAAAACTTTCGGCCCGGGCATTGGTCTCTGATTTTTCAGCCACAATATTGATGGTATTATCCCGGGGACTCACATTTTTATCGATAAGGGAGCGTGCAATCTCCATATAGGCGATAATTATTCCCTGTAAATAATCTCCCTGCAGGTTCCCGTCGGTTAATATGGGAATTATACGCGTATTGATATCTTCAAGATCCTTTACGAATCCCATATCATCGCCGATAATGCCCGAGGGACAGGTAGTAAGGACAAAAATAATATTCGGCCCCTGCTGCAGAGTGGTTTTGCTTGCCTTTACTTCAAGTATCTTTTGACGCAGTTCTTCAATACCGCCATAGATCATTACCTTTTCGTTCATTCCCGAAGTTACAACAGGTGGCGCGGAAATATAAGGCAGCACTATGCCCCGTTCAAGAAGAATACGACGGGAAAAACTTGTAAGGCTTTGAAAGGTAATGTGGGCGCAGCTCTGCGGACCGTGAGCTATGGAGACAGAGTCAGCTACCTGGGTTGAAATACTCATGGCCCCTGAAAATGCACAGCCGTGCAAAGGTTCACGGGATACAAGGCTTTTTGAAAAGAAATTCTGTTTGGGCGATGATTTTTCCGGAACCGCAATTACCGCTTTCGGCGCCGGATGAGAGGCGGGCTTTTTATCCAGTATACGCTCCTCAAGTTCTTCGTCAGAAAGAGGAGAGGCGGGATAAAGTTTTTGTCCGCTATAAACCGTATCCGCAAGGGCTGAAAATTGTTCAGCCAGTTCGGAATCCGGGAATTTCTCCATAAGGCAAAGGCCTTCTCTTTCGCAGTCCGAAAAAAGTTCGCTTCTGGGAAAGCGTGCGACCAGGGGAAGCTTCACCGCGTCGCAGAAACGGTGGACCCGAATATCTTCATCGTCAAGACCTCGTGAATTGAGGATGATGCCGCCGGCCCTGCCCGCATCCCTGTCGTAATTTTTTAATCCCCGCAGTATGTTATTTGCCGCATAGAGGGACATAAATTCGCCGGAGCTCACGATGTACACTTTTTCCGCGTATTCCCGCCGTATGGGAACCGCAAACCCTCCGCAGACCACATCGCCCAGCACATCGTAAATCACCGCATCGTACTTGTAATCCCTGACACCCAGACGTTCCAAAAATTCAAAACTGGTGAGTATGCCCCGACCCGCGCATCCTACTCCGGGTTCGGGCCCGCCGGATTCAACACAGTGGACGCCGAAAGATCCTTCGTGGAGAATATCTTCAAGTCTGCATTGATCGGGGCTTTTTTCTTTGAGATAATCCAGCACGGTTGTTATTCTGCTCCCCCTTAATAAGAGGCGCGTGGAATCGTGCTTTGGATCGCAGCCTACCTGAAGCACTTTAAGGCCTTTTTTCCCCAGGGCGGCGGAGATATTGGCGGAGATGGTGGATTTACCTATACCGCCTTTTCCGTAAATAGCAAGTTCAGGCATTCCCAGCCTGCCATTTTTTGAGGGATTCGAGCATAAAAGCTTTTACATCAATGCCGTATATCTCTTTAAGCGTTTCTCCGTTTAATACCGTTTCAGGTTCACCGCTGGCAATTAATTTCCCATCGTACATAAGGGCCGCTGTATCGCCGAAACGGCGGGCAAGGTTCAGATCGTGAAGCACCGCAGTAACAGTCTTGTCGTTTTCTTTTACCCATTTTGAAAGATAGTCTAAAAGTTCAACCTGATGTTTTAAGTCGAGATGATTTGTCGGTTCATCAAGAAGTATGAGATCGGGATTCTGGGCCAGAGTGCGGGCAAGAAAAACCCGCTGGAGCTGACCCCCCGAAAGTTCAGTGATCATTCGATTTCTCACTTCCCTTAATTCAAGCTGCCCCAATATACGCTCAATTATATCTTCATCATCTTTTGAAAGGCTTTTAAGAAAACCATCCGAATACGGATAACGTCCCAAAGCAACCGTATCATAAACACTGTAGGGAAAGTAAATCTGCGAACTTTGCCCCATGAGGGCAATTTTTTTTGCAAGATTTTTTCGTGAAAAATCCTTAAGTTCATGGCCTTCAAGGGTGATTGTACCCCTGTAGGGGAGGAGGCGGGCCACTGCTTTGAGAAGTGTTGTCTTGCCGCATCCATTGGGCCCAACGATGGTGAGCACCTTGCCCCTTTCGGCTTTGAGGCTCAGATTATGGACTACATCAACACAGTCATATCCGGTGTAAAGGTTTTTTATTTCCAGCATCTAGCGCTTCCTGAAGTACACCCACGCGAAGAAGGGCGCTCCGATAATGGCCGTAACTGCACCTACTGGCAGTTCCGAAGGTGTGACTACAGTGCGTGCAATAAGGTCGGTCACCACGAGGAGAGAACCTCCCGTAAGAAAAGCCATGGGCAAAGAGTGACGATGGCTTGAACCTACGATCTTCCGCGCAAGGTGGGGGGCGATGAGATCCACAAAACCAATGGCCCCGCTCAATGCAACCGCAGCCCCTGTAAGAACCGCCGAAAAGGTCAGCAGTCTTTTCCGTATGCCTCCGGCGTCCACACCCATGGTCCGGGCCTCGTCTTCCCCGAAGGTAAGTATATCCATCTCTCTTGTGTAGCGTATTATCCCCGCTGTTCCCAATATAAGAAAGGGGAACATGAGTCCCACATAAGACCAGCCCTTCATGGAAAAGCTTCCCATTTGCCAGTGGAGGAGGTTTTTCAATTCCTCCCGATACATGGCGGTGAGGGTTGTGAGCAGGGCATTTACAAAAAGCGAAAAGACCATACCGAAGAGTATCACCGTATTATTGGACATAGCCTTGTCCAGTTTGGAAGCAAAGCCTATCACTAAAAATACCGTTGCCAATCCAAAAACAAATCCTGCCGCCGGCAAGGTAAAAGCTCCAATCACCGGAATAACCAGCCCCGAGAGCATTATGAGTCCTGCGCCCAGGGAGGCGCCCGATGAAACGCCCAGTATGTAAGGTGAAGCGAGCTGGTTTTTTAAGACTGACTGGAATACAGTTCCGCTTATGGAAAGGGCGCCTCCAACCATAAAGGCAAGAAGAGCCCTTGGAAAACGCAGATTCCAGATAATGGAGATATTTCTGGGTTCAACTTCGGCTATAAGGGGAAGGCGCAGCAGTTTATTAAGCAGCACCCTGAGGGTATCTCCAAAACTTATACCCGAACTCCCCAAAGAAGTCCCGGCGCAGAGGATAGCCAGGGCAACAATAGCTCCGATAAGTATTTTTTTAGTCGGCCTCATAAATTTCCGGGTACACCGCCAAAGCCATCTGTTTTAAGGCAAGTATGATATTTTGGGAAGGCCGGCCTGACGAATTACCGTCAATGCCATAAATGCGGTTTTCCTTGATCGCATTAATTGACTCAAAACTCTGACGAGTCCGCAATTTAGCGGCAGAATCAACGCCAAAAGTTGTCATTTCCATGGTGAAGATAACATCAGGATTCCGCTTAATGATCTCCTCCGCGTTTGGAGAAAACCATCCGTGCTGATCGGCAAAAATATTTACCCCTCCAATAATTTCTATCATTTCGTTCAGATAAGTTCCTGAACCAAAGGTTACCATTTGAGGGGCCGGAGATATTTCATAGTACACTTTTTTTTTATCGGTAACGGTTTTTCCAATTTCGGCGATTTTATTCACTTCGGCACGGAGGTCTGTGGTCAGCACCTCACCCCGATCCTTTACCCCCAGGACTTCGGCAATGGTAACAATATCACCGTATATTCCCGCAAGATTTGTACTGGTAGGGATCTGGACAACTTTAATGTCTATATCCATCAGGGGTCTGAAAGGTGAATCAGTAGCCCCGAAGTTGTTTATTTCATTGGCGATGATGATCTCCGGCTCAAGGCCGATAATGGCCTCAGCGTCGGGATAGAAAAAATCCACCTCAGGCAAATCCTGCCGTACTCCCGGTATGTCCTTTGAGTAGGGATCGACAGCGATGAGTCTGTCCGCCAGACCAAGGCCGACGATGATTTCCGTGTTGGAAGGGGCGGCGGAAATGATCCGCCCGGGTATAGAAACCGAAGCGGCTGTTCCTGCAATACCCGCGCTGCCTTGTTTTGTACAACCAATAACTAATGCCAAAAATATCAGCGCCGTTACAATTAATTGCTTTTTCATTTCTGCTCCTATTGTATATCCATTCGTAGTCCCAATGTAACCGTCATGCCGGGCATGAAGTACCCGCTGAAGGATTCGTAGGGTTTGTTGAGCAGATTCCGTCCAACGACGAAAACAGTAAAGTATTCACCGGTTTTCTGGTTTAGTGTAAGATCAAAAATAAACGGATACATGAGTTTTGTGATATTGGATGTGTTGGTGTAACGGACACTTTCCCATCGTCCCTGCAGTATCAGAGAACCTGAAGCGGCGGTATTGGCACTGTTCCAGGGGAGATCCAGGGCAGCCCCAGCAGTGTGTACCGGCATATAGGGGATGCGTTTACCGCTGGACCAGGTATAGCCGTAACTCAAAAGATAACTTAAAAGATACTGATACGAAAGGGAAAGTTTTATTTTGTCCAGAAATGCAAAACCGGGAAAGTTTAAGCCGAGCTTTGTATCAAAGCCGAAATAGGCCGCTTCCCCCACATTGGACGGATGCCACGTGCCTCCCGAGTCGATGGCCCAGTGTATTGAATCCTTAGTCCACTGTACAAAGAAGGTACTTTCGATATTCACCGATTTGCCGAAACGGTAAGCTGCCTGAAGATCCGCCCCCCACCCATCTTCCGGTTTGAGGTCGGGGTTTCCTCCTACCTGGCGCTGCGGCGACCAGTAGAGATCTTCAAAATTGGGCAGTTTAAAGCTGCGGAAATAATTGTTTTTTATAGAGAGGTCTTCTATGGGTGTCCAGAGAAGTCCGAGCTTGGGAACCGGTACTGCCGTGTCAGGGGCAAAAATCCCCTTTACCGAAGATATGAGGAGAAGGCTTTCGATAATCTGATATTCAGCCGTAAGGTAGAGGCCGCCGTCGTGGCGATCTCTAAGGCCCAAATCGGTGGAATCTATCCATGCGTAGCGGTAGTCGCCGCCTAAACGGAAAACAAAATAGTTATTCGGATACCAGTTCCAGCGGTTGATAAAGTTAAGGGTATTTTGATTATGAAGGGACTCGGCCCCCAAAGGCGGCGCATAGCTCAACTGATGCCAGTTATGCCCCAAAGAAACCTCCATGGCCAGTTCATCACGAAAGGCCCTGGGCATATCAAAAAGAACGCTCTCCCCGGCAGCCAGATCCGTCTGCTTCCCTGCAAGGCGTGAAAATCCCGATGTAGGAATATTTTTGTCCCCGTAATACAGATTCCCCGAAACAATGAGCCTAGAAAGGTTATCAAAATTTTTAGTAAACGAAGCGTTTGCTCCGCCGTCGTACACTTCGTTATTATCCTTGCGGCGCACCAGATTGAAAATTGGCTCCTTAAAGATAAAGTGATTTGCGGCTCGGTTTGCAAAAAGTCCCGCAGTCCAGGAGAATTTTTCCGCTCCCCAGCCCAGAGAAAATTCGGCCTTTTGAGCATCGGCCAGATCTTCCCATTCAGGGCCGGCCTTTGTTCCATCCCTGTCATAATAATGCCCCGGCAAAGAGGCGGTGTTGGAAAGACTCGCGCCGATTTTAAGCCCCGGCTTTGGTTTCCCCGCAGTAACGATGTTAATGACGCCCCCCAGCGCCCCGGACACATTGAATTTAGTGTCTGAGCCGCCGTGAATCACTTCGATGTGATCAATACTATTGAGATCGATGGTATTAAAGTCAAAACCGCCGTCCATGGCGGAGTTAACCGGCACACCATTCACCAGGAGGGCAATACGGGAAGAATCAAAACCCCGGAGGTTTATGTCCGCCTGATTCCCGTAAGGCCCATAGCGGGTAAAACCCAGCCCCAGGGTTTCCTGAAGAAGAACCGCCAAATCCGGCGCATGAGCCTGTTCAATTTCCTCGCGGCTTACCACATCCATCTGCTGGGTGGTCTCGGGACTGGCGGCTATGGTAAGACCTTCTCCCTCCATGAGGAGAAGGTCTTCGTCGGGAAAATCGTCTTCTTCACCCGGTACTTGGGCAGAAAGGGGGGAACAAAGAATGAAAAACATCACCAATGCCGGAAATAACCCACCGGCATTGAAGAATGATTTAATCATAGCGAGGAATTAATTTTTTCCAATGGATCGCCGCCTTGGCCTGTACCGCCGCCGTAAAGGTCAGCATTGGCAGGTTTAAATTTTTCTTTAGCTTCGTTAAGACTTCCCGCTTCCACTTGCTGAGTATAATCCGCATAAACATAAGCAGCGCCTAAATATGCGGCGGATTCTGTTAGTGCGCTGAAATATACTGCACTAAAATTTCCTGTTGGCTCATGCGGATTATCCGAGTTTATATACGTGCCATCATCATTATAATGATGATCAAAGTATGTTGGTTTCTCTACATATTCAATAATTATCACTCCGGCATTTTCACTGAAATTATAAGTATAAACTATTTTACTGGTAAAATTATTAACATGTTCTAATGTCGTGGCAGTAATTTTATAAGTATCAGTCCAGCCTTGTCCCGACGCTTCCCAAGTCCCAATCAATCCCGGATTCAGTTCAAAAGGATCCTCGTAAGGATCGTCATCATCCAAATCGCATGCGCTTAATAAGAGGCCGAATACAACTGCCGATATAAAAAACACCGGCAGAACCCGCTTTACCCCGGGGAACTTCCCCTTCTGTGAAGAAAACTTAAACATGGCTTACTCCTTTCCGAAGAAAAGGAGCCCGGAAACGCTAAGCTATCCTATTCGGGATGGCGCGGTTCCATTGGGAAAAACACCGATATTTTGGATACGGTTTTTTCTCAAGGCTCAGTCCTCGAAGCCTGCTGAAATTCAGAAATCCCAAGATGGGGTTCCGGCATACTCAAAGTTCCTGGCTTATGGTTTTGCCATAAAGCAAAGCCTTTCACAGTTACGGGTTAGCGGGGGATTTTCACCCCACTTCCTTTGATGTATACAAATTAAGACTACAATACTTTTTTTGTTTTGTCCAGTATCCAAGTTTTTGTTGCTTCATACAGTCAAAAAAGGACCGGAAGCCGCTTGGACCCCTGTATATTGCTGCAATTTATCAAGCGTATAGCGGACTTTTACCGCC is drawn from Leadbettera azotonutricia ZAS-9 and contains these coding sequences:
- a CDS encoding ABC transporter ATP-binding protein, producing the protein MLEIKNLYTGYDCVDVVHNLSLKAERGKVLTIVGPNGCGKTTLLKAVARLLPYRGTITLEGHELKDFSRKNLAKKIALMGQSSQIYFPYSVYDTVALGRYPYSDGFLKSLSKDDEDIIERILGQLELREVRNRMITELSGGQLQRVFLARTLAQNPDLILLDEPTNHLDLKHQVELLDYLSKWVKENDKTVTAVLHDLNLARRFGDTAALMYDGKLIASGEPETVLNGETLKEIYGIDVKAFMLESLKKWQAGNA
- a CDS encoding nitrogenase component 1, which codes for MPELAIYGKGGIGKSTISANISAALGKKGLKVLQVGCDPKHDSTRLLLRGSRITTVLDYLKEKSPDQCRLEDILHEGSFGVHCVESGGPEPGVGCAGRGILTSFEFLERLGVRDYKYDAVIYDVLGDVVCGGFAVPIRREYAEKVYIVSSGEFMSLYAANNILRGLKNYDRDAGRAGGIILNSRGLDDEDIRVHRFCDAVKLPLVARFPRSELFSDCEREGLCLMEKFPDSELAEQFSALADTVYSGQKLYPASPLSDEELEERILDKKPASHPAPKAVIAVPEKSSPKQNFFSKSLVSREPLHGCAFSGAMSISTQVADSVSIAHGPQSCAHITFQSLTSFSRRILLERGIVLPYISAPPVVTSGMNEKVMIYGGIEELRQKILEVKASKTTLQQGPNIIFVLTTCPSGIIGDDMGFVKDLEDINTRIIPILTDGNLQGDYLQGIIIAYMEIARSLIDKNVSPRDNTINIVAEKSETNARAESFVFIKEITEELGITINSHFICESSVGEIRNFKKGKLNILAFGDYMGRTIRDFLVSEFNAEFFDLPFPVGFAESEIFVQRLGEYFHKDKQIINGILEKQRQKYYEELDRIKPLLKNKRVMLINFNQNIDWILRTLIDLEMEIAFIGILSYSQDNSFKTVFDSKINELHLDYNNINRQNDLNRIKPDLLLANYGSNEQDESVIMDSIPYCPTAGFMSGLVFARRWAELFKMNLNEGWRKDEQLFRKYYS
- a CDS encoding nitrogenase component 1, whose product is MNNSFENITPDSLTGALFAVEGIGDACTILNGPTGCKFYHSAISDSQILRNPGYDPLEHLEINHFGQPRIPCTYLDSQDYIFGSGEKLSRIFKSTLESAAKKKYRLIGVINSPGAALIGDDIEQFLDSTIRKPAEEKLRGIPCFSLENTGFSDSFGVGFQKAMIKILETLPMNERNAKPKTVNLLGLTIYQKYYRQNYKTIKKLLELCGIEVIAAPGAGDTTTILSKIPEAALDVIIYPEYAREIALYLETQFGISYICLDEGPPIGFDSIKAFILQICRALNADPNKAIECIEQSRARAFMFLSRFSSLLGLPKGAFFSIKAESSTSYALTKWLCTYLGMIPAAISMNNEIDSIFAEKLKTFLDTINYPEALNNSVIETPTHILLGDGNTILELKNKGQKFCGIEIALPALGYLDITEKTLFGDQGALFLLEQILNGLRYVL
- a CDS encoding TonB-dependent receptor plug domain-containing protein, translated to MIKSFFNAGGLFPALVMFFILCSPLSAQVPGEEDDFPDEDLLLMEGEGLTIAASPETTQQMDVVSREEIEQAHAPDLAVLLQETLGLGFTRYGPYGNQADINLRGFDSSRIALLVNGVPVNSAMDGGFDFNTIDLNSIDHIEVIHGGSDTKFNVSGALGGVINIVTAGKPKPGLKIGASLSNTASLPGHYYDRDGTKAGPEWEDLADAQKAEFSLGWGAEKFSWTAGLFANRAANHFIFKEPIFNLVRRKDNNEVYDGGANASFTKNFDNLSRLIVSGNLYYGDKNIPTSGFSRLAGKQTDLAAGESVLFDMPRAFRDELAMEVSLGHNWHQLSYAPPLGAESLHNQNTLNFINRWNWYPNNYFVFRLGGDYRYAWIDSTDLGLRDRHDGGLYLTAEYQIIESLLLISSVKGIFAPDTAVPVPKLGLLWTPIEDLSIKNNYFRSFKLPNFEDLYWSPQRQVGGNPDLKPEDGWGADLQAAYRFGKSVNIESTFFVQWTKDSIHWAIDSGGTWHPSNVGEAAYFGFDTKLGLNFPGFAFLDKIKLSLSYQYLLSYLLSYGYTWSSGKRIPYMPVHTAGAALDLPWNSANTAASGSLILQGRWESVRYTNTSNITKLMYPFIFDLTLNQKTGEYFTVFVVGRNLLNKPYESFSGYFMPGMTVTLGLRMDIQ
- a CDS encoding ABC transporter substrate-binding protein → MKKQLIVTALIFLALVIGCTKQGSAGIAGTAASVSIPGRIISAAPSNTEIIVGLGLADRLIAVDPYSKDIPGVRQDLPEVDFFYPDAEAIIGLEPEIIIANEINNFGATDSPFRPLMDIDIKVVQIPTSTNLAGIYGDIVTIAEVLGVKDRGEVLTTDLRAEVNKIAEIGKTVTDKKKVYYEISPAPQMVTFGSGTYLNEMIEIIGGVNIFADQHGWFSPNAEEIIKRNPDVIFTMEMTTFGVDSAAKLRTRQSFESINAIKENRIYGIDGNSSGRPSQNIILALKQMALAVYPEIYEAD
- a CDS encoding FecCD family ABC transporter permease, whose translation is MRPTKKILIGAIVALAILCAGTSLGSSGISFGDTLRVLLNKLLRLPLIAEVEPRNISIIWNLRFPRALLAFMVGGALSISGTVFQSVLKNQLASPYILGVSSGASLGAGLIMLSGLVIPVIGAFTLPAAGFVFGLATVFLVIGFASKLDKAMSNNTVILFGMVFSLFVNALLTTLTAMYREELKNLLHWQMGSFSMKGWSYVGLMFPFLILGTAGIIRYTREMDILTFGEDEARTMGVDAGGIRKRLLTFSAVLTGAAVALSGAIGFVDLIAPHLARKIVGSSHRHSLPMAFLTGGSLLVVTDLIARTVVTPSELPVGAVTAIIGAPFFAWVYFRKR